A window of Rhododendron vialii isolate Sample 1 chromosome 13a, ASM3025357v1 contains these coding sequences:
- the LOC131315268 gene encoding probable F-box protein At4g22030, whose product MSSIRASNVVPSSMPSSSLRCRREIMTVRATINMPKLRNGSSLSLPKLTTIGLVEELQLRNGYKNTTTTQFEKLSPSPKESDPMAIEKLYAMMEAVADRVEMHKNIGEQRNNWNNLLLTSINSITLTASLMTGVAAMGAGGAPLVALKLSSTLLYLAATGMLLVMNKIQPSQLAEEQRNASRLLKQLYEEIRTAVSIGAPNSNDVKEVTAKVLALDRAYPLPLLGVMLEKFPKTVEPAVWWAPLQNRKAKGLGGRKNGNGWNGELEGEMREIVTVLNRKDKEDYLRLGKKALKLNKILAISGPLLTGLAALGSAFVGHGSWAVVLGVVAGALSTVVNAIEHGWQVGMVFEMYRSNAGFFELMQESIESNLKEREVERRENGELFEMKVALQLGRSLSELRDLPTSSAMKGEANHEFASKLF is encoded by the coding sequence ATGTCTAGCATTCGAGCATCAAATGTGGTCCCTTCATCAATGCCCTCATCTTCTTTGCGTTGCCGGCGAGAAATCATGACCGTTAGAGCTACTATTAACATGCCGAAGCTTCGAAATGGTAGTAGCCTCTCTCTTCCTAAGCTAACCACCATAGGTTTGGTGGAGGAGTTGCAATTGAGGAATGGTTACAAAAACACAACCACCACCCAGTTCGAAAAGCTTTCTCCCTCTCCTAAGGAGTCCGATCCCATGGCAATAGAGAAGCTTTACGCCATGATGGAGGCTGTTGCCGATAGAGTGGAGATGCATAAGAATATAGGAGAGCAGAGAAACAACTGGAATAACCTACTTTTAACCTCCATTAACTCAATCACTCTAACAGCGTCACTAATGACCGGAGTTGCAGCTATGGGGGCGGGCGGGGCTCCTCTTGTGGCTCTTAAGCTCTCTTCTACTTTATTGTATTTAGCGGCTACGGGAATGTTGTTGGTCATGAACAAGATTCAACCGTCGCAACTTGCAGAGGAGCAGAGAAACGCTTCGAGGCTGTTGAAGCAGCTTTACGAAGAGATTCGCACGGCTGTTAGCATCGGTGCTCCGAATTCGAACGACGTGAAAGAGGTGACGGCCAAAGTTCTAGCACTTGACAGGGCATACCCGCTTCCTCTGCTGGGTGTGATGCTCGAGAAATTTCCAAAAACCGTGGAGCCTGCTGTCTGGTGGGCCCCACTACAGAATCGGAAGGCAAAAGGTCTCGGTGGGAGAAAAAATGGGAACGGTTGGAATGGCGAGCTAGAGGGGGAAATGAGAGAGATAGTTACGGTTTTGAACAGGAAAGATAAGGAAGATTACCTGAGGTTGGGTAAAAAAGCCTTGAAACTGAACAAAATCTTGGCCATTTCTGGCCCTTTGCTGACCGGACTTGCTGCTTTAGGCTCTGCTTTCGTGGGCCACGGGTCGTGGGCTGTGGTTCTTGGCGTCGTTGCCGGGGCTTTGTCGACCGTCGTGAACGCAATCGAGCACGGTTGGCAAGTTGGGATGGTGTTTGAGATGTACCGGAGCAATGCCGGTTTCTTTGAGCTCATGCAAGAGTCCATAGAATCAAATTTGaaggagagagaagtggagaggagagagaatggggagTTGTTTGAAATGAAAGTGGCTTTGCAGCTGGGAAGGAGCCTATCTGAGCTTAGGGATCTACCAACTTCTTCTGCAATGAAAGGGGAAGCTAACCATGAGTTTGCAAGCaaacttttttaa
- the LOC131315269 gene encoding probable F-box protein At4g22030, with product MASIRASNVVPSSFPSSSSRCRREIMTVRATINMPKLRNGSSLSLPKLTTIGLVEELQLRNGYKNTTTTQFEKLSPSPKESDPMAIEKLYAIMEAVADRVEMHENIGEQRNNWNRLLLTSINSITLTASLMTGVAAMGAGGAPLVALKLSSTLLYLAATGMLLVMNKIQPSQLAEEQRNASRLLKQLFEEIRTAVSIGAPNSNDVKEVTAKVLALDRAYPLPLLGVMLEKFPKTVEPAVWWAPLQNRKAKGLGGRKNGNGWNGELEGEMREIVTVLNRKDKEDYLRLGKKALKLNKILAISGPLLTGLAALGSAFVGHGSWAVVLGVVAGALSTVVNAIEHGWQVGMVFEMYRSNAGFFELMQESIESNLKEREVERRENGELFEMKVALQLGRSLSELRDLPTSSAMKGEANHEFASKLF from the coding sequence ATGGCTAGCATTCGAGCATCAAATGTGGTCCCTTCATCATTTCCCTCATCTTCTTCGCGTTGCCGGCGAGAAATCATGACCGTTAGAGCTACTATTAACATGCCGAAGCTTCGAAATGGTAGTAGCCTCTCTCTTCCCAAGCTAACCACCATAGGTTTGGTGGAGGAGTTGCAATTGAGGAATGGTTACAAAAACACAACCACCACCCAATTCGAAAAGCTTTCTCCCTCTCCTAAGGAGTCCGATCCCATGGCGATAGAGAAGCTTTACGCCATCATGGAGGCTGTTGCCGATAGAGTGGAGATGCATGAGAATATAGGAGAGCAGAGAAACAACTGGAATAGACTACTTCTAACCTCCATAAACTCAATCACTCTAACAGCGTCACTAATGACCGGAGTTGCAGCTATGGGGGCGGGCGGGGCTCCTCTTGTGGCTCTTAAGCTCTCTTCTACTCTGTTGTATTTGGCGGCCACGGGAATGTTGTTGGTCATGAACAAGATTCAACCGTCGCAACTTGCAGAAGAGCAGAGAAACGCTTCGAGGCTGTTGAAGCAGCTTTTCGAAGAGATTCGCACGGCTGTTAGCATCGGTGCTCCGAATTCGAACGACGTGAAAGAGGTGACGGCCAAAGTTCTAGCACTTGACAGGGCATACCCGCTTCCTCTGCTGGGTGTGATGCTCGAGAAATTTCCAAAAACCGTGGAGCCTGCTGTCTGGTGGGCCCCACTACAGAATCGGAAGGCAAAAGGTCTCGGTGGGAGAAAAAATGGGAACGGTTGGAATGGCGAGCTAGAGGGGGAAATGAGAGAGATAGTTACGGTTTTGAACAGGAAAGATAAGGAAGATTACCTGAGGTTGGGTAAAAAAGCCTTGAAACTGAACAAAATCTTGGCCATTTCTGGCCCTTTGCTGACCGGACTTGCTGCTTTAGGCTCTGCTTTCGTGGGCCACGGGTCGTGGGCTGTGGTTCTTGGCGTCGTTGCCGGGGCTTTGTCGACCGTCGTGAACGCAATCGAGCACGGTTGGCAAGTTGGGATGGTGTTTGAGATGTACCGGAGCAATGCCGGTTTCTTTGAGCTCATGCAAGAGTCCATAGAATCAAATTTGaaggagagagaagtggagaggagagagaatggggagTTGTTTGAAATGAAAGTGGCTTTGCAGCTGGGAAGGAGCCTATCTGAGCTTAGGGATCTACCAACTTCTTCTGCAATGAAAGGGGAAGCTAACCATGAGTTTGCAAGCaaacttttttaa